The sequence ATGAACGTCTTTATCAGCGGCAATAATCACGCCATCTGCTTCTGCAATGTCGGTATCAGTTAATTCATTTTGAACGCCTTCTTGCCCATGTGTTTCAACCTTAATTGTTAGACCTTGTTTTTTAGCTTCTTCCTCGAGTGCTTCTTTAGCCATAAATGTATGAGCAATACCTGTAGGACAACCTGTTGCAGCAATGATCTTCATCTTCAATTCCTCCCTATTTTTAATTCGATTGTTTGACGAAGTTTTTCAATATCTGTTAAATCACTAATACCTGGTTGAAATGCAGTGGATGATCCTGCTGCAGTTGCATAAATTAAAGCTTCTGCGATACTTTCTCCTTTTTCAAGTGACCCTATAAAGGCCGCTAATAACGTATCCCCTGCACAAGCCGTATTCACTACTTTTCCCTGTGGTGCTGTCGTCTGATAGATGTCACCTTGTGCCGTGACTAACAACGTACCCTTTTCCCCACGCGAAACCAATACATTACGCGCCCCTTTCTTTCGTAATTCGTTAGCGGCACCAATAATGGCTGCTGTACTTACTAATGCTGGTATTTTTAACCATGTTGCTAATTCTTCGTCATTAGGTTTAATGAGATAGGGCTGATAAGTCAAACATTCCAGCATAATATCAGAACTTATATCCATTACAAGCTTAAATCCTTTACGTAATGATAATTCAGCAATTTCAACTAATAACTTTTCAGGAACCCCTTGAGGCAAACTGCCAGAGACAATCAACATATCTTTTGTTCCTAAAATCGCTAACTTTTCTAATAGCTGGTGTTGTGACTGCTCAGAAATCATCGGTCCTTGATTAACCGCTTTATATTCTTTTTTATGGGCTCGTATAAAGGTATTGATTCGCGTAATCCCATCGATTGAAATAAAATCTGTTGCAATTTCTTTATTTTGAAGGGTTTCTTCGATAAAATCACCTGTGAATCCCCCTAAAAAACCCGTTGCTGTGTTGGCGATTTTCATTTTTCGCAAAACAAAAGAGACATTTACACCTTTACCATTTGCCTGATACTCTTCATAATAACTGCGATTTACTTCGTCTGGCTCAAAACTATCAAATTGACAAAAAAGATCAATAGCAGGGTTCATTGTACAGGTTACTATCATGTTCTTTCACTTCCTTTTCTCTTTCTATATTCAGTATCACACGAAAAAAGTTGTAAATGTTTTCCAAATACCGTACATTAAGTACAATAACAGGTAAACGTTTACAACTTATGAAAGGTCGTGATTTTTATTAAAACGAACATTATGAAACTCATTAACGCTAACTATCCTTCAATGAGTGAATCTGAACGTCATTTACTGCATTATATTACACAACATATCGATTTATTGCCTAATCTTTCAATTATTAAACTGAGTGAAGAAGCCAATGTTTCAACTGCAACAATTGTCCGCACGATGAAAAAATTAGGCTTTAACGGCTTCACGGACTTTAAAATCCGTTTAAAAGATGAAAATGAAACCAACCCTCGTTTTGCAATCATTGAGCAGGTGGATCAAGAAATTCAAACTGCCATTCTAAAAAATGCTCTAGAGGTTACCAAAACAATTCAACTCTTAGAAAGCGGCACAATTGAAGATACTGTGCAAAAAATCCGCCACGCTAAACGTGTTATTTTACTCGCCCGTGGTTTTTCCGAAATGATTGCCCAGGAAATGCAAGTGAAATTACAGTTACTCAACACTTACTGTGAGATGTATAGTGATCCGAATATTATTAGAATTGTTAGTACTCGGCTTAACCCTGACGATGTCATTATCTGTGTGTCTTTAAGCGGTGAGACGAGTGAACTTATAGAAGCTGCCCAAAATTGCCAAGCACAAAAAGTGACCTGTATTTCCCTTACTTGTAGTCCTACAAGTAAACTTGCCTTACTTTCCGAACTCAACTTTACAGGCTATAAATCCGAAGACTCTCTCATTCCAGACTATGAAGTCCGTTCACGGTTACCACTACAAGTCATGGCACGCATATTATTAGATGCCTACGCAATTCGTACTGCACATACTAAAAATCAGTGATAGTTGGGCGACTAGTGTCTTTAATCAAGCAAGCCAAAACTTGTGAGCTTTCAGAGCAAATAAAAAAATCAGACATTAAATTAGAGTTTGGCTACTAGCGTCTCTAGCTTTATTGTCTGTCTTTAGTATTTCAATTGGGATAAATAAGAACGGCTTGTCGTTCTTTCACTTCTTCCTTATACGGCGGATAAGCCATACGAGTAATAACATAAAGAATAGAACGATTGTAAGTGCAGTGATTGCCATGATACGGAAGGTTAGGTTGTTAAAGGCGGCAGATCCTGAGGCACTAGAAAAACCAACAAACAGTCCTGCTGTCAAAATACTAAAAGCTAACAGACCGACGCCAAATATCAGCATATACGTCAACTTTTCGATTCTTTGTAACAGTTTATCATCCATATTCATCTCCATCTTCACAACGGGTTTGCCATCCTTCAATTGGTGTAACACTTCATTGATTGTCACTGGTAATTGTCGTGCGGCTTGATAAAGTAAATGGGCGTTACTTTTAACTTTATTACCCATTTTAGTTACATTCAATTGTTCCTTAACTACAATTGGTAACGTTTTTCTCAATATAACGGACATACTGAGGTTCGGTGTCAAAATTAGTAAGGTGTCTTGTAATTTTAAAATCGCTTGACCTATTTGTAAAAATTCAAATGGGATTTCAATCGTATAAGAGCGCGCAATCAGTAATATATCTTGAATCAGCTGACCATAATTAATATTGCTCATATCAGATTGTAAATACCGTGCCATCATACGATCAATGTCTTTTTCAAAAGCGCGTCTATTAATTTTATTCGTAGTATCTAAGCGTAACATCGCTACTGTAAAACTAGTTGCATCGCGATTAGATGCTGCGATGATGAGATCAATCAGCAACTCGTTTAAGCTTTCACTTAATTGACCGACATTACCAAAATCAAGCATTGCTAAAACGTTGTTTTCTAATAATTTAAAATTTCCCGGATGAGGATCTGCATGAAATAGACCATGTTCAAACAATTGCATTGTCAATGCTTCACAAATAGTTGTCGATAACTCTTCTTTCTCATCTTCTGTTAACCTACTCAACGTTTCTTTATTTAAATCCTCACCCATGATACGTTCCTGAATTAATAAATCTGCTGTGGCTAATTTTATTGCAACATCAGGGATATAAAGTTTCGGATGGTGATTATTATCTTGCATCGTCCGCATCGCTTGCGCTTCTTGTTTAAAATTCAATTCTGTTAATAAACTTCGTGAAAATTCACGAACGAGCAATACAACTTGTACTTCTCTAGCATAGAGTGAATTTCTTTCTGCAAGTTTCGCAAGTTCCTGTAGCGTTTCAATATCATGTTTCACTTGTTTTTCAATGTTGGGACGTCTCACTTTTAGGGCGACTGCTTCACCACTTTTTAGAACTGCGGCATGCACTTGACCTATCGAAGCAGCACCTAATGGTACTTCTTCAATGCTACTAAAATAACGTTCAGAGTGGCCCCCTAAATTAGCATCAATAATCGGTTTCATTTCAGAAAATGCTAAAGGTGTCACACTTTTTTGTAGTTTTTTTAATTCGTTGATTAATGAGGCTGGCAATTCATCGCCTCGCGTTGATAAAAATTGACCTAACTTCACAAATGTAGGGCCAAGTTCTTCAAGTGCTGCAATTAACGCTGCACTTTTTGTATTTTCACTATCATTTTTTTTATACTTACCTTTGATTAAACCCAATCGTTGCAAATAACTTGCACACCCATGTTTAATAAAAATAGCAATAATTTCAGGACCGCGTAACATTGGACGTAACTTCACCATAACTTCCATCCTCGCCTTCATTGTTTCACTTTCTTTCATCATACCCTATTCAAACAAATTATTGTTGTTGGACTAATGATTCTGCATTGATTAACTGTCATTTTTTCATATAAAAAACATTTTTTGGAAAATTTAGAAATTTTATAAAGACTATTCCTAATTAATTTGTTATATTTATCGAGTACCATTACTAAAATACCCGACCTGAGGAGGTTCTGCATTTGATAAAATATAAATTCACTACGCAACGCCTAGTTCTTCTTGCTCTTTTAATTGCGATGCAAATTATCTTATCTCGCTTTTTAGCGATTGAATTGGACTTTATTCGCATTAGTTTTGTCTTTTTACCCTTAATCTTGATCGGTGCTTATTATCCACCTCTTATTGCTGGCTTCGCCTGCGCATTGGCTGATACTGTTGGTGTCTTACTCTATTCAAAGGGTGTTCCCTTTTTCCCAGGCTACACACTCACTACTTTCTTAACAGGCTTTGTATATAGTATCTTTTTATACAATAAACCGAAAGTATTATGGCGCATCATTGTTTCACATGCGGTTGTTTTCTTCCTGTTAAATTCTGTATTGAATACGTATTGGCTTTCTATCATATTGGATAAAGCAGCACTCGCTCTTTTCCCAATCCGTTTATTAAAAAATGCCATTGTCTTTGTTATTGCTATTTTTATAAGTTATATTTTTTTCAAAAGCCAAACTATTTCTTCACTCTTAACACGTCTCTCAACTCCACGCACAAAAAAATAGAACTAATGGACAAATTCTGTATAAAAATGTAAAATGATTGTATAAAATACATTTTTTCAGGAGTTGTTTTCATGAAATTAGAACCTTTTGGCGTAGAAGATTGGATGAACATATACGAAACACAGTGCGAAGTGAATATTGCAGAATCATGTGTCGAAGCCTTAACAACTGAAGAACTGCTTGATTTTTCTGAGGATAAACAAGCAGCTATTTCAGATATTTTAAAAATGAAACTTACTTATGGCGACATTTTTGGTAGTGAAGCTTTACGTGAAGAAATTGCAAAGTTATATACGTCAATCACACCCGAACAAATTACAATTGAACATGGTGGTATTGGTGCTAATCACCTAGTGTTAGAAACATTAATCGAGCCCGGTGACCATATCGTTTCAGTACTACCAAATTATCAACAGCACTACTCTTTACCAAAATCATATGGTGCCGTTGTGGATTTTTTGCCGCTCATTCCAGAAAACAACTATATGCCTGATTTTGATGCTTTAGAAGCATTACTAACACACGATACAAAACTGATTGCGATTAATAATCCTAACAATCCGACTGGTGCTTTGATGGATGAAGAACAACTTTTACAACTGGTCGCATTAGCACGGAAATATGATGCCTATATATTATCAGATGAAGTTTATCGTGGACTTACATTAACTGGTGAGAATTTCACGCCTTCTATTTCTGATCTTTATGAAAAAGGTATCAGTACTAGCAGCATGTCAAAAACATTCTCGTTACCAGGGTTGCGTATCGGCTGGATTATTAGTCCGATTGAAATGGTTCCTGAACTGAATAATCATCGTGATTACAGTACGATTAGTTGTGGAATGATTGATGATTACCTCGCAACTTTAGCGCTTAAACACAAAGATAAAATCTTGGATCGTAACCTAACTATTGTTCGAAAAAACAGTCAATATCTTGCGGATTGGGTAGCTAAAGAACCTCATATCACCTATATTCAACCACAATCAGGACCGATTGCCTTATTACATTACGATATGTCGATAAAATCGACTGAACTCTGTCGTCGTCTTCAAAATGAAACGGGTGTCTTTCTTGTCCCAGGTTCAGTAATGGGGTGTGAAGGCGGCCTACGTATTGGCTATGCCAATGATCTTAGTGTTCTCGAAGAAGGTTTGGCTCGTTTTTCTCGTTTTTTAAGAACGTTCGATTAATGTAAAAGCTATTTCACTCGTAATTGTTTTTCTAGTTCAAGTACTTCTTGTTCAAGTTGGCGAATACGTTGTTGAATAGCTTTTTTTTCTTTGCGTTTTGCTGCTGCATGAATGGTACCAATAGTTACAGCTTCTTCACCTGCTTTAGTAAATGTTTCTCCCATTATATTTCCCTCCTCCCGATTCAATAAAAAAGTACCCTTCTACTTATTAGTGCGCAGAAGGGTACTTTAGAATGTTCTCATCTGCCAAGCAACAGTTTGCTTGTTGGATTTAGCACCGTGCTTTTGCCGGTTGCTGAGACTTCATCGGGCCATATCCCTCCATCTCTCGTGATAAGTTATTTAGTTTTCAGTAATTAAACTACTTTGTTTTTTTATCATAACATAATTCGTTTGATGTTGCAGTTTTTAGATATAATTACGTCTTGTTACCATACGAGCTAAAAATGAAATAAGTACGACAAAGAATAATGAACTAACAAGTGTTGGTACAATCGCAGTCGCACCAATAGCTGGACCCCATTGACCAAATAATCCTACACCAATGTTCGCAACACATGCACCTGCAATACCTGCAATACTATTAACTAACCAACTCGCAGGAATCTTATTATTCATAATTGCACCTGCACTTACACCAATAATTACGCCAATTAATAAAAACATATAGAACTCTCCCTTCTATGTTTGAATAGCATATTTACGTTTCTTTACATCTTTATTTTACTATAAATATCATATTTGTCCAATTTGTGAACTTTTATGTCATTCCCTTCTGAAAAATATTTTTATTGCCTTATTTCCGTCCCATTTTTTTCATATTTCTCCTCTATACTAATAGAACAATCGTTATTTTATAGTGAAAGGAGTTACCTATGAATTTTGTTAAATCGTTTTTTAAAAATACCATTTCTACGCCTGTTCGTTTCATTCTAAGCACCTTAGTTTGGATTGTTATCTGCACGCTGCTTTTAATCGGGCTTTCTTTACAACATGTCGCCGATAATGCCAGTTCAAATGCAAAAAAATCCATTGGTAGCACCGTCACTTTAATTGCGAAACAAAAAAAAGTTACTGAAGCTGCTTCAACTAATACTAATGAAACAATTTCTCTTTTTAAATCAAGTGATGTGAAAATCAGTGATGTAAAAAAACTTGCTGAACTTAAACATCTCAATACATATAATTTCGTGGTGAGTACACCAGCAATAGCAAACTTCTCAAATACACTCCAAGATATTACAGTCACTGGTGTATTATCTAATGCCGCAACTGAGGATTTCTCTAATGGTACCCATACCATTGTAAATGGAACAGGCATTTCTTCTGATACGGCTTCAAATGGTGTCGTGCTAGAAAAAAACATGGCTGCGTCTCACCATTTGAAAGTCGGTGAGACTTTCGAATTATTATCAGATCACGGAGATACGTTAAAAAAGGTTACTATCACAGGTCTTTACACAAGTAAAAATGAAAATTCTTCTAAAATTTATGCGCCTTATCAACTGGCTAAATCGTTGAAAGGACAAGGTTCCAAAGCAACAGTTGACCTTGCAACATTTACTTTAGATGGACCACAATATATTGCGGATTTTAAAGAAACAGCAGAACAAATGGAAACAATTGATTGGGATAAAAATACGTTAATCGGCGATGATAGTGCTTATCAACAATTAACAGGGCCTATCTCTGATATGCATGCGCTCGGTGAAAAACTAGTGTTTCGTACATTAATTATTGGGTTTCTTTTAATACTCCTTCTACAATTAACCTTTCTTTATTATCGAAAAAAACAAACAGATACGCATACACACATAACCGGTTTCAAACGTTTACTTAGCGATATACTACTACCAATAATTATTGCTTTGTTAATAGCTAGCATGAGCGCTACTTCTCTTACGAAAATAATTGCTGAACATAGTGCTTCACCTGTTATATCAAAAGTTGAACAGGTTTCTCCCATCGCTTTCTTGTTTGATCACACACAACAAGCGTCTATACAAAGCGTAAGTGCTACTCAACCGGCATTTAATTTGACAAGTTTTCCCTCTCTAGAATTGTTGTTTAAAACATTTGGATTGGCTCTATTCATCAGTATAATTGCTGTCAGTATTATTATTTTTATTTTATATCGTCAAAAAAAAACAATTAATTGATTACTTTTTGTAAGTGTGTTAAAATTCCTGTACATCGTAACTTTACCTGTCAACTGATAACTTCCAATACGTTTTATTCTTTTTTGTTCCTAAACAATCCATTATTGAATGTCATAATTTTGTTTCTATTGGGTAATATTTTATATAGCCTACTTGATATGACTAAGTATCAAGTCAATCATGGGTTCTTGGAGGTGATTTTATGAAAACACTTGGCATTCACCACGTGTCTGTTAATACCGATTCACCACAAGCGACAATCGATTTTTATACGCAGATACTTGGTTTACGCTTAGTTAAACAAACGGTAATTTATAATCAACCTGAGCTATTACATCTGTATTTTGGTGATTATTATGGTTCACCTGGGTCTATCATTTCATTTATTTCTGGAAAGCAATACGTACCTAACACAAATAATTCTATTAATACAATCAGTTTCAGAGTTCCCGAAAACGCTCTTGATTTTTGGGAAGAACGTCTGACGTACTGTGGGATTGCGAATCAACGTATCATGCGATTTTCGGAAGAAAGTTTGTCCTTCAAAGACAGTTCTGGTACATCACTTGAAATTACGGCGCGTAGAGAGCATACGTTGCATAATAAAGAGGTGTCTCATTCTACGATACCTTCTCAATTTGCAATAAATGGACTAGCAGGGATCACGCTCTATTCCGCTCATCCTGATGCAACTATAAAATCCCTTTCAGTTCTTGGGCTGACTTGTATCCATAGTGAAGGTTCCATTTCACGTTTTTCATCAGCTACTACGATAGGTAACATTATCGATGTTACTACCGTAAGTTCATCTGACGTCGTCACTAGTCCGTCAATCCATCACATCTGTTGGCGTATCGCTGAGAATGATCACTTGTCTGATTGGCAAGCAACTATTTATTCTCATGGGTATCTACCTACAGAAATTATCGATTATCAGTATTTTAAATCGATTTTTTTCAGTACACCCGGAGAAATTTTATTTGAAATAGCAACCGATACTCCAGGTTTTACGATTGATGAGCCGTTAGATTCTCTCGGTGAGCAACTCAAGTTACCTGCCGATTATGAGTCACATCGTCAAACCCTTTCAAAATTTTTACCACCCATCAACTTAAGAAAGAAGCGTGCTTACTAATGAAACATATTTTCAAACAAGGATTGGAACAACATCCTACTTTGGTTCTTCTTCATGGAACTGGCGGAAATGAACATGATTTACTCTCAATTGGCGAAATCA comes from Brochothrix thermosphacta DSM 20171 = FSL F6-1036 and encodes:
- a CDS encoding VOC family protein; this translates as MKTLGIHHVSVNTDSPQATIDFYTQILGLRLVKQTVIYNQPELLHLYFGDYYGSPGSIISFISGKQYVPNTNNSINTISFRVPENALDFWEERLTYCGIANQRIMRFSEESLSFKDSSGTSLEITARREHTLHNKEVSHSTIPSQFAINGLAGITLYSAHPDATIKSLSVLGLTCIHSEGSISRFSSATTIGNIIDVTTVSSSDVVTSPSIHHICWRIAENDHLSDWQATIYSHGYLPTEIIDYQYFKSIFFSTPGEILFEIATDTPGFTIDEPLDSLGEQLKLPADYESHRQTLSKFLPPINLRKKRAY
- a CDS encoding ABC1 kinase family protein produces the protein MVKLRPMLRGPEIIAIFIKHGCASYLQRLGLIKGKYKKNDSENTKSAALIAALEELGPTFVKLGQFLSTRGDELPASLINELKKLQKSVTPLAFSEMKPIIDANLGGHSERYFSSIEEVPLGAASIGQVHAAVLKSGEAVALKVRRPNIEKQVKHDIETLQELAKLAERNSLYAREVQVVLLVREFSRSLLTELNFKQEAQAMRTMQDNNHHPKLYIPDVAIKLATADLLIQERIMGEDLNKETLSRLTEDEKEELSTTICEALTMQLFEHGLFHADPHPGNFKLLENNVLAMLDFGNVGQLSESLNELLIDLIIAASNRDATSFTVAMLRLDTTNKINRRAFEKDIDRMMARYLQSDMSNINYGQLIQDILLIARSYTIEIPFEFLQIGQAILKLQDTLLILTPNLSMSVILRKTLPIVVKEQLNVTKMGNKVKSNAHLLYQAARQLPVTINEVLHQLKDGKPVVKMEMNMDDKLLQRIEKLTYMLIFGVGLLAFSILTAGLFVGFSSASGSAAFNNLTFRIMAITALTIVLFFMLLLVWLIRRIRKK
- a CDS encoding folate family ECF transporter S component, producing MIKYKFTTQRLVLLALLIAMQIILSRFLAIELDFIRISFVFLPLILIGAYYPPLIAGFACALADTVGVLLYSKGVPFFPGYTLTTFLTGFVYSIFLYNKPKVLWRIIVSHAVVFFLLNSVLNTYWLSIILDKAALALFPIRLLKNAIVFVIAIFISYIFFKSQTISSLLTRLSTPRTKK
- a CDS encoding ABC transporter permease, coding for MNFVKSFFKNTISTPVRFILSTLVWIVICTLLLIGLSLQHVADNASSNAKKSIGSTVTLIAKQKKVTEAASTNTNETISLFKSSDVKISDVKKLAELKHLNTYNFVVSTPAIANFSNTLQDITVTGVLSNAATEDFSNGTHTIVNGTGISSDTASNGVVLEKNMAASHHLKVGETFELLSDHGDTLKKVTITGLYTSKNENSSKIYAPYQLAKSLKGQGSKATVDLATFTLDGPQYIADFKETAEQMETIDWDKNTLIGDDSAYQQLTGPISDMHALGEKLVFRTLIIGFLLILLLQLTFLYYRKKQTDTHTHITGFKRLLSDILLPIIIALLIASMSATSLTKIIAEHSASPVISKVEQVSPIAFLFDHTQQASIQSVSATQPAFNLTSFPSLELLFKTFGLALFISIIAVSIIIFILYRQKKTIN
- the pfkB gene encoding 1-phosphofructokinase — translated: MIVTCTMNPAIDLFCQFDSFEPDEVNRSYYEEYQANGKGVNVSFVLRKMKIANTATGFLGGFTGDFIEETLQNKEIATDFISIDGITRINTFIRAHKKEYKAVNQGPMISEQSQHQLLEKLAILGTKDMLIVSGSLPQGVPEKLLVEIAELSLRKGFKLVMDISSDIMLECLTYQPYLIKPNDEELATWLKIPALVSTAAIIGAANELRKKGARNVLVSRGEKGTLLVTAQGDIYQTTAPQGKVVNTACAGDTLLAAFIGSLEKGESIAEALIYATAAGSSTAFQPGISDLTDIEKLRQTIELKIGRN
- a CDS encoding aminotransferase yields the protein MKLEPFGVEDWMNIYETQCEVNIAESCVEALTTEELLDFSEDKQAAISDILKMKLTYGDIFGSEALREEIAKLYTSITPEQITIEHGGIGANHLVLETLIEPGDHIVSVLPNYQQHYSLPKSYGAVVDFLPLIPENNYMPDFDALEALLTHDTKLIAINNPNNPTGALMDEEQLLQLVALARKYDAYILSDEVYRGLTLTGENFTPSISDLYEKGISTSSMSKTFSLPGLRIGWIISPIEMVPELNNHRDYSTISCGMIDDYLATLALKHKDKILDRNLTIVRKNSQYLADWVAKEPHITYIQPQSGPIALLHYDMSIKSTELCRRLQNETGVFLVPGSVMGCEGGLRIGYANDLSVLEEGLARFSRFLRTFD
- a CDS encoding MurR/RpiR family transcriptional regulator is translated as MKLINANYPSMSESERHLLHYITQHIDLLPNLSIIKLSEEANVSTATIVRTMKKLGFNGFTDFKIRLKDENETNPRFAIIEQVDQEIQTAILKNALEVTKTIQLLESGTIEDTVQKIRHAKRVILLARGFSEMIAQEMQVKLQLLNTYCEMYSDPNIIRIVSTRLNPDDVIICVSLSGETSELIEAAQNCQAQKVTCISLTCSPTSKLALLSELNFTGYKSEDSLIPDYEVRSRLPLQVMARILLDAYAIRTAHTKNQ
- a CDS encoding GlsB/YeaQ/YmgE family stress response membrane protein; this encodes MFLLIGVIIGVSAGAIMNNKIPASWLVNSIAGIAGACVANIGVGLFGQWGPAIGATAIVPTLVSSLFFVVLISFLARMVTRRNYI